A genomic window from Mesorhizobium sp. 131-2-1 includes:
- the purB gene encoding adenylosuccinate lyase, translating to MIPRYSRPEMVAIWSPETRFRIWFEIEAHACDALAELGVIPKEAAKTIWVKGGAAKFDVDKIDEIERVTKHDVIAFLTHLGEFVGPDARFIHQGMTSSDVLDTCFAVQLTRASDILLADIDALLAALKRRAFEHKDTVTIGRSHGIHAEPTTFGVKLAQAYAEFSRCRERLVHAREDIATCAISGAVGTFANIDPYVEEHVAKKLGLKPEPVSTQVIPRDRHAMFFATLGVIASSVERLAIEVRHLQRTEVLEAEEYFSPGQKGSSAMPHKRNPVLTENLTGLARMVRSFAMPAMENVALWHERDISHSSVERMIGPDATVTLDFALSRLTGVVDKLLVYPDNMLKNMNKFRGLVHSQRVLLALTQAGVSREDAYRLVQRNAMKVWEHGADFLEELLADKEVTAALPEAEIREKFDLGYHTKHVDTIFKRVFGEA from the coding sequence ATGATCCCTCGCTATTCCCGACCGGAAATGGTCGCCATCTGGTCGCCAGAGACCCGTTTCCGAATCTGGTTCGAGATCGAGGCGCATGCCTGCGATGCGCTGGCAGAGCTTGGCGTCATCCCCAAGGAAGCGGCCAAGACCATCTGGGTAAAAGGCGGCGCGGCGAAATTCGACGTCGACAAGATCGACGAGATCGAGCGCGTCACCAAGCATGACGTCATCGCCTTCCTCACCCATCTCGGCGAATTCGTCGGGCCGGATGCCCGTTTCATCCACCAGGGCATGACTTCGTCGGACGTGCTCGACACCTGTTTTGCCGTGCAACTCACCCGCGCCAGCGACATCCTGCTCGCCGACATCGACGCGCTTCTCGCGGCCTTGAAGCGCCGCGCCTTCGAACACAAGGACACCGTCACCATCGGCCGCAGCCACGGCATCCATGCCGAGCCGACGACGTTCGGCGTCAAGCTGGCGCAGGCCTATGCCGAGTTCTCGCGCTGCCGCGAGCGGCTGGTGCACGCACGCGAAGACATCGCGACCTGCGCCATCTCGGGCGCGGTCGGCACCTTCGCCAACATCGATCCCTATGTCGAAGAGCATGTGGCGAAGAAGCTCGGGCTGAAGCCGGAGCCGGTGTCGACGCAGGTCATCCCCCGCGACCGCCATGCCATGTTCTTCGCCACGCTCGGCGTCATCGCCTCGTCGGTCGAGCGGCTGGCGATCGAGGTTCGCCATCTGCAGCGGACCGAGGTCCTGGAAGCGGAAGAGTATTTCTCGCCGGGGCAGAAGGGCTCGTCGGCGATGCCGCACAAGCGCAATCCGGTGCTGACCGAAAACCTCACCGGCCTTGCCCGCATGGTGCGCTCCTTCGCCATGCCGGCGATGGAGAACGTTGCGCTCTGGCACGAGCGCGACATCTCGCACTCCTCGGTGGAGCGCATGATCGGACCTGATGCCACCGTGACGCTGGATTTCGCGCTGTCGCGGCTCACCGGCGTCGTCGACAAGTTGCTCGTCTATCCCGACAACATGCTGAAGAACATGAACAAGTTCCGCGGCCTTGTGCATTCGCAGCGCGTGCTGCTCGCGCTCACCCAGGCCGGCGTGTCACGCGAGGACGCCTACCGGCTGGTGCAGCGCAACGCCATGAAGGTATGGGAGCATGGCGCTGATTTCCTTGAGGAACTGCTTGCCGACAAGGAAGTGACGGCAGCGCTGCCGGAGGCCGAGATCCGCGAGAAGTTCGACCTCGGCTATCACACCAAGCACGTCGACACGATCTTCAAGCGGGTGTTCGGAGAGGCTTGA
- a CDS encoding VOC family protein, translated as MSELPFAATTPVSVSRVGLKARDAEGLAAYYRAVVGLQELSRADGVITLGAANRPLLVLEPDAAAKPDDPRSAGLFHTAFLLPSRADLGRWINHAAANRIAIEGASDHLVSEALYLTDPEGNGIEIYSDRRPQDWKWNGDKIAMATERLNLPAVVASVPAGDAGWQGAPENTIVGHVHLRVGRPEDAEAFWHDEFGFDTVAKYGGQAVFLSSGGYHHHIGANAWRSPGAGRRDPARSGLAWVEMRSDNVAGETSREDPWGTVIRTVPGKA; from the coding sequence ATGAGTGAATTGCCTTTTGCCGCGACCACGCCGGTCAGCGTGTCGCGCGTCGGCCTGAAGGCGCGCGATGCCGAAGGCCTCGCCGCCTATTACCGCGCCGTTGTCGGCCTGCAGGAATTGAGCCGTGCCGATGGCGTGATCACGCTCGGCGCCGCCAACCGGCCTCTGCTGGTCCTCGAGCCCGATGCCGCGGCAAAGCCTGACGATCCGCGCAGCGCCGGCCTGTTCCACACCGCCTTCCTGCTGCCCAGTCGTGCCGATCTCGGTCGCTGGATCAACCATGCCGCCGCCAACAGGATCGCCATCGAGGGCGCGTCGGACCATCTGGTCAGCGAGGCGCTCTATCTGACCGACCCCGAGGGCAACGGCATCGAGATCTATTCGGACCGCCGTCCGCAGGACTGGAAGTGGAACGGCGACAAGATCGCCATGGCGACCGAGCGTCTGAACCTGCCGGCGGTGGTTGCCAGCGTGCCGGCCGGCGACGCCGGCTGGCAGGGGGCGCCGGAAAACACCATCGTCGGCCACGTGCATCTGCGCGTCGGCCGGCCGGAAGATGCCGAAGCCTTTTGGCACGACGAGTTCGGCTTCGACACTGTGGCAAAATATGGCGGCCAGGCGGTGTTCCTGTCGTCGGGCGGTTACCACCACCACATCGGCGCCAATGCCTGGCGCAGCCCCGGCGCCGGTCGGCGCGATCCCGCGCGGTCAGGCCTTGCCTGGGTCGAGATGCGTTCGGACAATGTCGCCGGCGAGACGAGCCGCGAAGACCCGTGGGGCACGGTGATCAGGACGGTTCCGGGCAAAGCCTGA
- a CDS encoding RBBP9/YdeN family alpha/beta hydrolase: MKVKDADILIVPGYTNSGPEHWQTRWQSKLSTARRVEQAEWSKPVREDWTANVARAVNEAERPVVLVAHSLGVAAAVQAIPKFQRPVAGAFFVAPPDVANPEIRPRHLMTFGPYSREPLPFPSIVIASRNDPFCAFDVAEDIAGAWGSLFIDAGDAGHLNADSGFGPWPEGSMTFAKFLTELKEP, translated from the coding sequence ATGAAGGTCAAGGACGCAGATATTCTCATCGTGCCGGGCTACACCAATTCCGGCCCCGAGCATTGGCAGACCCGCTGGCAGTCGAAACTGTCGACGGCACGCCGGGTCGAGCAGGCGGAATGGTCGAAGCCGGTGCGCGAGGACTGGACCGCGAATGTGGCCAGGGCGGTCAACGAGGCCGAACGACCGGTGGTGCTCGTCGCCCACTCGCTCGGCGTGGCGGCGGCGGTTCAGGCCATTCCGAAGTTCCAAAGGCCGGTTGCCGGCGCCTTCTTCGTGGCGCCGCCTGACGTCGCCAATCCGGAGATAAGGCCGAGGCACCTGATGACCTTCGGACCCTATTCGCGCGAGCCGCTGCCGTTTCCGTCGATCGTGATCGCCAGCCGCAACGACCCGTTCTGCGCCTTCGACGTCGCAGAGGACATTGCCGGCGCCTGGGGCTCGCTGTTCATCGATGCCGGCGACGCCGGCCACCTCAACGCGGATTCAGGCTTCGGGCCGTGGCCCGAGGGCTCGATGACCTTCGCCAAGTTCCTGACGGAATTGAAGGAACCCTGA
- a CDS encoding HpcH/HpaI aldolase family protein, protein MSLKSRLAADETLFTAWSGVPDALTVEIIAKQGFDAVTLDMQHGGHHEDSVLRGLVPVLAANKPALVRIPVGRFDMASRALDFGAEAVIAPMVNSVADARLFAAAMKYPPLGERSWGPTYAFPRHGKGDHAEWLRDTNQRTMAFAMVETRAAFEALDGILDTPGIDGIFVGPSDFSIAWSNGATINSTLESMMETVASIAERTRKAGKHAAIYVIEPAVAGRVVAMGYRLLAMGSDHTLISLGAKTLLKSMRDSIGS, encoded by the coding sequence ATGTCGCTCAAGTCCCGCCTGGCTGCTGACGAAACGCTGTTCACCGCATGGTCCGGAGTGCCGGATGCGCTCACGGTGGAGATCATCGCCAAGCAGGGCTTCGACGCCGTCACCCTCGACATGCAGCATGGCGGCCATCACGAGGACAGCGTGCTGCGCGGCCTGGTGCCGGTGCTTGCCGCCAACAAGCCGGCGCTGGTGCGCATTCCTGTCGGCCGCTTCGACATGGCCAGCCGCGCGCTCGATTTCGGCGCCGAGGCGGTGATCGCGCCGATGGTCAATTCGGTCGCCGACGCCAGGCTGTTCGCCGCCGCGATGAAATACCCGCCGCTGGGCGAGCGCTCCTGGGGTCCGACCTATGCCTTTCCGCGCCACGGCAAGGGCGACCACGCCGAATGGCTGCGCGACACCAACCAGCGCACCATGGCGTTTGCGATGGTCGAGACGCGCGCGGCATTCGAGGCGCTGGACGGCATCCTCGACACGCCCGGCATCGACGGCATTTTCGTCGGGCCGTCCGATTTCTCGATCGCTTGGTCGAATGGCGCCACCATAAATTCGACGCTGGAAAGCATGATGGAGACGGTCGCCTCGATCGCCGAGCGCACGCGCAAGGCCGGCAAGCATGCCGCGATCTATGTCATCGAACCGGCTGTCGCCGGCCGCGTCGTGGCGATGGGCTACCGGCTGCTGGCCATGGGCTCGGACCACACGCTGATCTCGCTGGGCGCCAAGACCCTGCTGAAGAGCATGCGCGATTCCATCGGGTCCTGA